The Nitrospira sp. genome contains a region encoding:
- a CDS encoding polysaccharide deacetylase family protein, protein MQRQFCRFVWLVVLSAGYFGLVPPAESVAQVIKSGPPRCPGVALTFDLCPVRKGPGYDQPLIDYLVTHHIPATFFMSGKWIARHEAEVDHLLGMGFFEVGTHGEVHAHLPMHDADEQRMEILGPIKALREHFAHDATLFRPPYGEYNDVTVAVVNLLGLRFIQWNIESGDPDPTLSAEQILTRVATRAKPGSIIVFHANGKGKQTRQVIERLTADIFPKKGLQPMTVSELLNCTPSTP, encoded by the coding sequence ATGCAGCGACAATTTTGCCGATTCGTGTGGCTCGTCGTCCTGTCGGCAGGATACTTTGGGCTTGTGCCTCCGGCAGAAAGTGTCGCGCAAGTCATCAAGTCCGGTCCGCCTCGCTGCCCGGGGGTGGCACTGACGTTCGATCTCTGCCCAGTGCGAAAAGGACCGGGCTACGATCAGCCATTGATCGACTATCTGGTCACGCACCATATCCCCGCGACCTTCTTCATGTCGGGCAAGTGGATCGCCAGACATGAGGCGGAAGTGGATCATCTGCTGGGCATGGGCTTTTTCGAAGTCGGGACGCATGGGGAAGTGCATGCTCATCTTCCCATGCACGATGCGGATGAGCAGCGGATGGAGATACTCGGCCCAATCAAAGCGCTGCGCGAGCACTTTGCGCATGATGCGACGTTGTTCCGGCCGCCGTATGGAGAGTACAACGATGTGACCGTCGCCGTGGTGAACCTGCTCGGCCTGCGATTCATCCAATGGAACATCGAATCAGGCGACCCGGACCCCACGCTCTCAGCCGAGCAGATTCTCACCAGAGTCGCCACACGCGCGAAGCCCGGCAGCATTATCGTCTTTCATGCGAACGGGAAGGGCAAGCAAACCCGTCAGGTGATTGAACGACTTACCGCAGACATCTTTCCCAAGAAGGGACTACAACCGATGACCGTCAGCGAGTTGTTGAATTGTACGCCCTCGACTCCATGA
- a CDS encoding YihY/virulence factor BrkB family protein, with translation MNVLRFLFETLKAFLRQGCPSLAAALAFFSLLSLFPLVFLLLYGISFLVSQNVIGEQFMLSFLKGFLPSLGERLAVELHRISALESVRWLVFLSFFWFGGLVFYELDYALNVVFESTQKRHPLISTAISIALLGSTGLLLVISYVATQTITFLTAYAPRIWRLDLVALAAHDFHLSYTLPFALAFLTVSLLYRLVPRRRPRWRHAMAGALIFGLLWVSAKLVFVSYSDYATVYARLYGSLLEVVLLLLWVYYSAGLLLFGGIIAHKLQQLARISPTIPVEHT, from the coding sequence ATGAATGTTCTCCGCTTTCTGTTTGAGACTTTGAAAGCATTCCTGCGTCAAGGCTGCCCCAGTCTGGCGGCGGCCCTGGCTTTTTTCTCACTGCTCTCGCTGTTTCCGCTCGTGTTTCTTCTCCTGTATGGAATCAGTTTCCTCGTAAGTCAGAATGTCATCGGTGAACAGTTCATGCTCAGTTTCCTCAAAGGATTTCTCCCGTCGCTGGGCGAGCGGCTGGCTGTCGAGCTCCATCGGATCAGTGCATTGGAGAGTGTGCGGTGGCTTGTGTTTCTATCGTTCTTCTGGTTTGGAGGGCTCGTGTTTTACGAGCTCGACTACGCGCTCAACGTGGTGTTTGAGAGTACGCAAAAGCGGCATCCGCTGATTTCCACGGCGATTTCCATCGCCCTGCTGGGATCGACCGGACTTCTGCTGGTCATTTCCTACGTGGCCACACAAACCATCACCTTTTTGACCGCCTACGCGCCTCGGATCTGGCGTCTCGATCTCGTCGCGCTGGCTGCGCATGACTTTCACCTGTCCTATACGTTGCCCTTCGCCCTCGCATTCCTGACGGTCAGCCTATTGTACCGTCTTGTGCCTCGTCGCCGCCCTCGATGGCGCCACGCCATGGCCGGCGCGCTGATTTTCGGCCTGCTCTGGGTCTCGGCAAAGTTGGTGTTCGTCAGCTATAGCGACTACGCCACGGTCTACGCGCGACTCTACGGATCGTTGCTGGAAGTCGTGCTCTTACTCCTCTGGGTGTACTATTCAGCAGGACTTTTACTGTTCGGTGGAATCATCGCCCACAAACTGCAACAACTTGCCCGCATCTCCCCTACGATACCGGTCGAGCACACCTAG
- a CDS encoding outer membrane protein transport protein, translated as MQAWLIGRLVVAFILSCALLDPPVAGAQALRFQPQGARAAGQGNAFAAEADDPSAIHYNPAGLTQVAGVQSIVGLNLLGGSVKFKSPTGLDSRGDFNGSVNWPPPSNFYLSANLASSGLPILSPVTVGIGLTSPFGLNTRYPVDGPFNTAVTSAALPLIAIKPTIAYKVSEDLSVGVSADIYTFASFLGEGHVEQKQVSAGGLGIPAGASMELNGNGTAAGVTASLLYSPMRNEAGKPVLSIGLVYRSQAVLPLHGSLLVNGAKVTDASTDLVLPHIFTGGIAVWPVRTSEREWKVELNVEYVGWSLNRNLDVRLSNGPTIPQPQQWNNVPVIALGTEHKWLNPQWLPHWEVAVRSGYTYTEDPVPGRTFNPATISLTAHTLSLGTGFLCKGAGRFLGVIPCSGESVLWPKGMGLDLAYQEWFYESRTVVDNLNPTVDGTYHAFVHLGTLSLRTLF; from the coding sequence ATGCAAGCATGGCTCATTGGTAGGCTCGTCGTTGCATTCATCCTATCCTGTGCGCTCCTGGATCCACCGGTAGCCGGGGCCCAAGCCCTTCGTTTTCAGCCTCAGGGAGCGCGCGCCGCAGGACAAGGCAACGCATTCGCGGCGGAAGCCGATGATCCATCAGCGATCCACTACAACCCGGCCGGGTTGACCCAAGTGGCAGGTGTCCAAAGCATCGTTGGGCTAAATTTGCTTGGGGGATCCGTCAAGTTCAAAAGCCCGACTGGTCTTGATAGCCGTGGCGACTTCAACGGAAGCGTGAACTGGCCTCCTCCCAGTAATTTTTATCTCAGTGCCAATCTTGCATCTTCTGGATTGCCCATTCTCTCGCCGGTGACGGTCGGGATCGGGTTAACGTCGCCGTTTGGCTTGAATACCCGTTACCCGGTCGATGGCCCGTTCAACACGGCTGTGACCTCGGCAGCACTCCCGCTGATCGCTATCAAGCCCACCATTGCGTACAAGGTAAGCGAAGATCTGTCAGTAGGTGTGAGCGCGGATATTTATACGTTCGCGAGCTTTCTCGGTGAAGGACATGTGGAGCAGAAGCAGGTAAGCGCCGGAGGCTTGGGGATTCCAGCTGGAGCGTCTATGGAACTGAACGGGAATGGGACTGCAGCAGGCGTGACGGCCAGTTTGCTGTATAGCCCCATGAGAAACGAGGCCGGTAAGCCCGTCCTGTCCATCGGGCTGGTCTATCGCAGTCAGGCGGTTTTGCCGTTACATGGGTCCCTGTTAGTCAATGGAGCCAAGGTGACCGATGCCTCCACCGATCTTGTGTTGCCTCATATCTTTACCGGTGGCATCGCAGTCTGGCCGGTGCGCACCAGCGAGCGAGAGTGGAAAGTCGAGCTCAATGTCGAATATGTCGGTTGGAGTTTGAACAGGAATCTTGATGTCCGCCTGTCAAATGGACCCACGATTCCCCAGCCTCAACAATGGAACAACGTACCGGTGATTGCACTGGGCACCGAACATAAGTGGCTGAATCCACAGTGGCTACCGCACTGGGAGGTCGCGGTGCGTTCCGGTTACACGTATACAGAAGATCCCGTCCCCGGTCGAACGTTCAACCCCGCAACCATCTCCTTGACGGCTCATACTCTGTCCCTTGGCACCGGTTTCCTTTGCAAGGGAGCCGGGCGATTTCTAGGTGTCATTCCTTGCAGCGGAGAGTCGGTTCTGTGGCCGAAGGGCATGGGACTGGATCTCGCCTATCAGGAATGGTTCTATGAATCACGCACCGTTGTCGACAATTTGAACCCGACTGTCGACGGCACGTACCACGCCTTCGTGCACTTAGGTACGCTCAGTTTGCGGACTCTCTTCTAG
- a CDS encoding site-2 protease family protein encodes MHLPSWEIGRALGIPIRVHASWFLVFLLVTWSLSTGYLPESLPGLPPERYWAMGAVAAVLLFLSVLLHELGHSYVALYYRIPIEQITLFIFGGVAHMRKEAPTPRAEFLIALAGPAVSFVIGGACFVLVVLAEAIQRQHGLQGLIMLGALLGMVNMQLGLFNLIPGFPLDGGRVLRAGLWAWGKDFYRATKQAAVVGLAFGIMLGLLGLGVLYGAVSGELPSSMLSNGGWVLLIGMFLFAAALASRRQAATRESLASIPIRDLMVTAVTTVPSHCTLEEAVNQYFQPYGYGGFPVLEDGRLVGLVTVSEIQTVPPALWTWRRVDQVMSPLTQSLVIEPDASVIQALERMAREGRDRLIVMHDGEIVGLVTHSAIVHFLQLRGSSGRR; translated from the coding sequence ATGCATCTGCCGTCCTGGGAGATCGGGCGTGCATTGGGAATTCCCATCCGCGTCCATGCATCATGGTTCCTGGTCTTTCTCTTGGTGACCTGGTCTCTGTCGACTGGATATCTCCCGGAAAGTCTGCCCGGCCTTCCTCCGGAACGCTATTGGGCGATGGGCGCCGTGGCGGCGGTGCTCTTGTTTCTCTCCGTGCTGCTGCACGAGCTGGGCCATTCCTACGTGGCATTGTACTATCGCATTCCGATCGAGCAGATCACCCTGTTCATTTTCGGGGGCGTGGCTCACATGCGGAAAGAAGCCCCTACCCCGCGGGCTGAGTTTTTAATCGCGCTCGCCGGACCCGCCGTGAGTTTTGTGATCGGTGGCGCCTGTTTTGTGCTTGTCGTGCTGGCGGAGGCTATCCAACGGCAGCACGGCTTACAGGGGTTGATCATGCTCGGCGCCTTGCTGGGTATGGTCAATATGCAACTCGGGCTCTTCAATCTCATTCCCGGGTTTCCGCTCGATGGCGGACGTGTGTTGCGGGCAGGCCTCTGGGCGTGGGGAAAAGATTTCTATCGGGCCACGAAACAGGCGGCGGTGGTCGGACTCGCGTTTGGAATCATGCTTGGACTACTGGGCTTGGGCGTCCTTTATGGGGCAGTAAGCGGGGAATTGCCTTCTTCGATGCTCTCGAACGGAGGATGGGTCCTCCTCATCGGTATGTTTCTCTTCGCCGCTGCATTGGCGAGCCGCCGCCAAGCCGCAACGCGGGAGTCATTGGCCTCCATCCCGATCCGCGACCTGATGGTGACGGCGGTCACCACGGTGCCGTCGCATTGCACGCTTGAAGAAGCGGTGAACCAATATTTCCAGCCCTATGGATATGGAGGCTTTCCAGTGTTGGAGGATGGGCGGCTCGTAGGGCTTGTTACAGTATCGGAGATTCAGACCGTTCCGCCCGCACTCTGGACCTGGCGCCGAGTCGACCAGGTGATGAGCCCTCTCACTCAATCCTTGGTGATCGAACCGGATGCGTCCGTGATTCAGGCTCTGGAACGGATGGCTCGTGAGGGGCGGGATCGGCTGATCGTCATGCACGATGGAGAGATCGTCGGCCTTGTGACCCATTCGGCCATTGTGCATTTTCTGCAACTGAGAGGGTCCTCCGGCCGCAGGTAA
- a CDS encoding diaminopimelate epimerase gives MKNAFFRGHGLGNDYLVMDPRELTFKLSPKNITSVCDRNWGVGSDGILALVSSKKADFGLRIFNPDGSEAEKSGNGLRIFARYLHATGKTKKTHFTVETKGGVVTIDLHVDRHKDASAVTVEMGRATFKPSALPCSLKVPELIQHPIEAAGHSLVFTGVSVGNPHCVVFKPAGASWSREDLLALGPALENHALFPKRTNVQLAVPTGSKEIFILIWERGAGETQASGSSSCAAASAAVRLGLVKSPVTVKMPGGMLNIDVTPDFSLTMKGPVAEVARGSLSPSFVRSLR, from the coding sequence ATGAAGAATGCTTTTTTCCGCGGTCATGGCCTTGGCAATGACTATCTCGTGATGGATCCTCGCGAGCTGACGTTCAAACTTTCTCCCAAGAACATCACATCGGTCTGCGACCGCAACTGGGGGGTGGGCAGCGACGGCATTTTGGCGCTGGTGTCATCAAAGAAGGCCGATTTCGGCCTGCGCATCTTCAACCCGGACGGCAGCGAGGCGGAAAAGTCAGGGAACGGCCTCCGGATCTTTGCCCGCTATCTCCACGCCACCGGCAAGACCAAGAAGACGCATTTCACCGTGGAGACAAAAGGCGGAGTGGTCACCATTGATCTACATGTGGACCGGCATAAGGACGCCAGTGCCGTAACCGTCGAGATGGGAAGAGCCACGTTCAAGCCTAGCGCCCTCCCCTGCTCGCTCAAGGTACCCGAATTGATTCAGCATCCGATCGAAGCGGCAGGGCATTCGTTGGTCTTCACCGGCGTCAGTGTGGGCAATCCTCATTGCGTGGTCTTCAAGCCTGCTGGCGCTTCCTGGTCGCGGGAAGACCTGTTGGCGCTCGGCCCGGCCTTGGAGAATCATGCCCTGTTCCCCAAACGGACCAACGTGCAATTGGCCGTTCCGACCGGGTCCAAAGAAATCTTCATCCTTATTTGGGAAAGAGGCGCCGGAGAGACACAGGCCTCCGGCTCATCATCCTGCGCAGCAGCCAGTGCGGCGGTTCGCCTCGGATTGGTCAAAAGTCCCGTCACCGTGAAGATGCCGGGCGGCATGCTGAATATCGATGTAACCCCCGACTTCAGCCTGACCATGAAAGGGCCGGTGGCCGAAGTCGCCCGAGGCTCGCTCAGCCCTTCGTTTGTGCGATCACTGAGATAG
- a CDS encoding sensor histidine kinase, translating into MTEGRTKFQLLDGGLRPSPALSITQSVRPLKESLGMCQLEPCAGELTIAFKATERRLHKLLEDRTRIGRDLHDCVLQSLYAIGLTIETSQRTRSSHSVETKESDSRMIWQINQLIHEIRGMIHELESGTVQEFDLSSELDTLCTTYEQTNRLHMKLDLQRSAIEVLTNEEEREILNIVREALSNCARHAQATRAVVSIRMKETRIRVSISDDGIGFSTAVGQPRGYGLTNMEARAKKLGGRLWVQSKSGGGTQVIAEFSLEPLLTPV; encoded by the coding sequence GTGACAGAAGGCAGGACAAAGTTTCAACTGTTGGACGGGGGACTCCGCCCAAGCCCAGCCCTGTCAATCACCCAGTCGGTTCGACCGCTCAAGGAATCCCTCGGCATGTGTCAATTGGAACCTTGCGCAGGTGAACTGACGATCGCGTTCAAAGCGACCGAACGCCGATTGCACAAACTATTGGAAGATCGTACCCGGATTGGTCGAGACTTGCATGACTGCGTGTTGCAATCGCTGTATGCCATTGGCCTTACTATTGAAACCTCTCAACGGACCCGGAGTAGTCACTCAGTGGAAACCAAAGAATCCGACAGCCGGATGATCTGGCAGATCAATCAACTCATTCATGAAATCCGCGGGATGATTCACGAATTGGAGTCCGGCACCGTCCAAGAGTTTGACTTGTCTTCGGAACTCGACACGCTATGCACGACCTATGAGCAAACAAACCGGTTGCACATGAAGTTAGATCTTCAGCGCAGCGCCATTGAGGTGTTGACGAATGAGGAAGAGCGCGAGATCTTGAATATCGTACGGGAGGCTCTCAGTAACTGCGCTCGCCACGCTCAGGCGACCCGAGCCGTGGTCTCGATTCGTATGAAAGAAACGAGAATTCGCGTCAGCATATCCGACGATGGCATTGGGTTTTCCACGGCTGTAGGGCAACCACGTGGATACGGGCTTACCAACATGGAAGCGCGAGCCAAGAAACTCGGCGGGAGATTGTGGGTGCAGTCGAAGAGCGGAGGAGGCACGCAAGTCATTGCGGAGTTTTCATTGGAACCCCTTCTCACCCCTGTATGA
- a CDS encoding VOC family protein: protein MKVKKLLHTRMRVSDLDETIRFYTTVLGLEVVEQKTSPRGSHLAFLKVPDSEELIELTSFPPSGPVKVQEDLVHLAFQVESLDDTIASLNAQGIKITDGPTRTSSGSRFIFLDAPDGYEIELIERPAGVKIV, encoded by the coding sequence ATGAAGGTCAAAAAGCTGCTCCATACGAGAATGCGAGTCAGCGATCTGGACGAGACCATTCGATTCTATACCACCGTGTTGGGTCTTGAGGTCGTCGAGCAGAAGACCTCTCCCCGCGGATCACATCTGGCGTTCTTAAAAGTGCCCGACAGCGAGGAGCTGATCGAACTGACCAGTTTTCCCCCGAGCGGGCCCGTGAAAGTTCAGGAAGATCTTGTCCATCTGGCCTTCCAAGTTGAAAGCCTCGACGACACGATCGCATCCCTCAATGCGCAGGGGATCAAGATTACCGATGGTCCGACAAGAACGTCCTCGGGGAGTCGATTTATCTTTCTCGATGCGCCTGACGGCTACGAGATCGAGCTCATCGAACGGCCGGCCGGTGTCAAGATCGTCTGA
- the uvrC gene encoding excinuclease ABC subunit UvrC — translation MTTSIQSKLAHLPTNPGVYLFKSAHGEILYIGKAAVLADRVRSYFQKGTDHSPKTGLLVSQVADLETMVTRSELEALILESNLVKRHKPRFNIVLRDDKQYPYVRLPIKDDFPRLSIVRRVQKDGALYYGPYTPANALRETLKVIKHVFPLATCSIDIDGTAERACIEFEIKRCMAPCTGNQSKEDYHQIVKQVRQFLEGRDHELLDDLRAKMETAAKREEFEEAARLRDRLFKIERILEKQRITQTSAMDQDVLGLARRGAAVDLQILFVRGGLLIGRKDFFWPQSADAPDNELVRSAIEQFYNKDGQPPREVLVPTDLDDIALIEQWLSDKRGESVRVLVPERGAKHQLVLLAEENAASAVADHLRNEELDQQAGEELKRLLRLDRAPRRIEGFDISNTMGNQSVASMVVWEDGRMKKADYRRFKIQTVVGANDFASMKEVITRRYGETQDLARPDLILIDGGLGQLGAAMDGLKQVGQQGLPILGLAKARREKEERVFLAGRKNPIILTATAPATHLLQRIRDEAHRFAITFHRKLRGKSLVSSKLDQVIGIGEIRRTQLLSRFGSLDQLASASDEALREAGLNAETVSDLRRALAK, via the coding sequence ATGACTACTTCCATTCAGTCTAAACTTGCGCACCTACCCACCAATCCCGGAGTGTATTTGTTCAAAAGTGCTCACGGGGAGATCCTGTACATTGGGAAGGCGGCGGTGTTGGCTGACCGGGTCCGCTCCTACTTCCAGAAAGGAACAGATCACAGCCCGAAAACCGGCCTACTCGTCAGCCAAGTCGCCGACTTGGAAACGATGGTGACCCGGTCCGAACTCGAAGCCCTGATTCTTGAGAGTAACCTGGTCAAGCGCCACAAACCCCGGTTCAACATCGTCCTGCGGGACGACAAGCAGTATCCCTATGTGCGGCTGCCGATCAAGGATGATTTCCCGCGGCTTTCAATCGTGCGCCGTGTCCAAAAAGACGGAGCGCTGTACTACGGCCCTTATACGCCGGCGAACGCTTTGCGCGAGACCTTGAAAGTGATTAAGCATGTTTTCCCTCTCGCCACTTGCTCCATCGACATCGACGGCACAGCCGAACGAGCCTGCATCGAGTTCGAGATCAAGCGCTGCATGGCGCCGTGCACGGGCAACCAGTCGAAGGAAGACTACCATCAGATCGTCAAACAGGTCCGCCAATTTCTGGAGGGACGGGACCACGAGCTGCTCGACGATCTCCGAGCCAAAATGGAGACGGCGGCGAAGCGCGAAGAATTCGAAGAAGCCGCCCGCTTGAGGGACCGCCTCTTCAAGATCGAGCGGATACTGGAGAAACAGCGCATTACGCAGACTTCGGCCATGGATCAGGATGTGCTGGGGCTTGCGCGGCGAGGTGCGGCAGTCGATCTTCAAATTTTGTTCGTCCGCGGCGGCTTGCTGATCGGGCGGAAAGATTTCTTCTGGCCACAGTCGGCTGATGCGCCGGACAATGAACTCGTCCGATCCGCGATCGAGCAGTTTTACAACAAGGATGGCCAGCCGCCGAGAGAGGTCTTGGTCCCGACCGACCTGGACGATATCGCACTGATCGAGCAATGGCTTTCTGACAAACGCGGAGAATCCGTCCGCGTCCTGGTGCCTGAGCGTGGTGCCAAGCATCAGCTGGTGCTCCTGGCTGAGGAAAACGCGGCCTCGGCCGTCGCCGACCATCTACGCAACGAAGAACTCGATCAACAAGCCGGTGAGGAACTAAAACGGCTGCTGCGTCTGGATCGCGCTCCTCGTCGAATCGAAGGCTTTGACATCTCCAATACCATGGGTAACCAATCCGTTGCCTCGATGGTCGTGTGGGAAGATGGGCGGATGAAGAAGGCAGACTACCGCCGATTCAAGATCCAGACGGTGGTCGGGGCCAACGACTTTGCCAGCATGAAGGAAGTCATCACACGGCGCTACGGCGAGACGCAGGACTTAGCCCGACCGGACCTGATCCTCATAGACGGAGGGCTCGGGCAACTGGGCGCCGCAATGGACGGGCTGAAGCAGGTTGGGCAGCAAGGCCTGCCCATTCTCGGGTTGGCCAAAGCAAGGAGGGAAAAAGAGGAGCGGGTCTTTCTTGCCGGTCGAAAAAACCCGATCATTCTCACCGCCACCGCGCCGGCCACCCATCTCTTGCAGCGGATTCGCGATGAAGCCCATCGCTTCGCGATTACGTTTCATCGAAAACTGCGCGGCAAGTCGCTGGTGAGCTCCAAACTCGACCAGGTGATCGGGATTGGGGAGATTCGGCGCACTCAGCTCTTGAGCCGGTTCGGCAGTCTAGACCAGTTGGCCTCAGCCAGCGACGAAGCGCTGCGGGAGGCCGGTCTCAACGCGGAGACCGTCTCGGATCTCCGTCGGGCACTGGCCAAGTAA
- a CDS encoding autoinducer binding domain-containing protein, which produces MAHTSSKQPFPRTAFDALSKSECRNFLEVLHYAMQAETPDHVRDVLVLFQNHFSFTRALGGLARLGPDRTFAGFSNVVNASYPDEWLYMYWKNGFADVDPVFKSALKSPGTQHWREIYQHMSSEKEHEFIATARQFGLCDGITTGSVDQACGVATFCSFASEHALDAKRLVPLVEYAGYYIHMALLRTAPKSVSQTDRCVKELSSREVTILNWMKNGKTNWEIGKILGVSERTIRFHIESIFSKLEVTSRSQAVATAIEHGLPALHGLPTAI; this is translated from the coding sequence ATGGCTCATACGTCATCAAAACAACCTTTCCCGCGGACCGCCTTCGACGCGCTCTCCAAGTCTGAGTGCCGGAACTTTCTTGAGGTCCTCCACTACGCGATGCAGGCAGAAACTCCGGATCACGTGCGGGACGTGCTCGTTCTATTCCAAAACCATTTCTCCTTCACGAGAGCCTTAGGGGGGCTTGCTCGCCTGGGGCCGGATCGCACCTTTGCTGGATTCAGTAATGTCGTCAACGCCAGTTATCCAGATGAATGGCTCTACATGTACTGGAAAAATGGCTTTGCTGATGTCGACCCGGTATTCAAGTCGGCGTTGAAATCACCAGGCACGCAACATTGGCGAGAGATCTATCAACACATGTCTTCCGAGAAAGAACATGAGTTTATCGCCACGGCGCGGCAATTTGGTCTCTGTGATGGCATCACAACAGGTTCAGTCGATCAAGCCTGTGGAGTTGCTACTTTTTGTTCATTCGCCAGTGAACATGCTCTCGACGCGAAACGATTGGTTCCACTCGTCGAATACGCAGGCTATTACATTCATATGGCCCTGCTCAGAACCGCTCCCAAATCTGTGTCGCAAACAGATCGATGCGTCAAAGAGCTTTCCTCGCGAGAAGTCACGATTCTCAATTGGATGAAGAACGGAAAAACCAATTGGGAAATCGGCAAAATTCTGGGAGTCAGTGAGCGAACCATACGATTTCACATTGAGAGCATCTTCTCCAAACTAGAGGTGACTTCCCGCTCCCAAGCAGTTGCAACCGCCATCGAGCACGGGCTACCCGCCCTCCATGGGTTGCCAACCGCCATTTAG
- a CDS encoding GNAT family N-acetyltransferase — MDSDDREAVVRLLEESDPWKTLGYTKDDWNRIFCPIPQGRDCYVVDLDGHVAGIAIVKQKFLLGDYLELLGVAGWVRHKGIGGQLLGHIEQLVFERTKNLFACVSDFNEPARAFYKKHGYQEIGPMPNFLIPGSAEMLLRKTAGPTRASR; from the coding sequence ATGGATTCCGACGATCGGGAAGCGGTGGTCCGACTGCTGGAAGAATCCGATCCATGGAAGACACTCGGCTACACAAAGGATGATTGGAACCGCATCTTTTGCCCAATCCCTCAAGGTCGTGATTGTTATGTGGTCGACCTCGATGGCCACGTGGCGGGCATCGCCATCGTGAAGCAGAAATTTTTGCTGGGCGACTATCTCGAGCTCTTGGGCGTGGCCGGGTGGGTCCGACACAAAGGCATCGGCGGCCAGCTCTTAGGCCACATCGAACAGCTCGTCTTCGAACGAACCAAGAATCTCTTTGCCTGTGTATCGGATTTCAACGAACCAGCGAGGGCCTTCTACAAGAAACACGGCTATCAGGAGATCGGCCCCATGCCCAACTTCCTGATTCCGGGCAGTGCCGAAATGCTGCTACGCAAGACGGCAGGACCGACAAGGGCGTCCAGGTAA
- a CDS encoding GNAT family N-acetyltransferase — protein MQAFAAGEEKGIAFCEGEFLVKTLETKEDLTQGYRLRHRVFAERLKWVPERADRLEADVYDTWSTSIGVFADEARLLGLVRMTHAPVPFMLESEFSACLVGNHRVRKQTDTAEITRLAVDPAIEDRGLSARLMKVIFKGMYQWCLLHEVRYTYMVVEHRLLRVVQRMGWPCRAIGEPVALPPAQVFSIGGVLDLDEFRSQASMCRPAMLDWLTTTTPVPSQEHGCRPVLGQERDVAEYAQLAEDRLLVRAA, from the coding sequence ATGCAAGCATTCGCGGCCGGAGAGGAAAAGGGAATTGCCTTCTGCGAGGGAGAGTTTCTCGTCAAGACGCTCGAAACCAAGGAGGACCTCACTCAGGGGTATCGATTGCGGCATCGCGTATTCGCTGAACGGCTGAAGTGGGTGCCTGAGCGGGCCGACCGGCTCGAAGCCGATGTGTACGATACTTGGAGTACCTCAATCGGGGTATTTGCGGATGAAGCCAGACTGCTTGGATTGGTCCGCATGACCCATGCGCCTGTCCCGTTCATGCTGGAGAGTGAATTCAGCGCCTGTCTTGTGGGGAACCATCGTGTTCGAAAACAAACCGATACGGCGGAAATTACTCGACTGGCCGTTGATCCAGCGATCGAAGATCGTGGCCTTTCTGCAAGGCTCATGAAAGTGATCTTCAAAGGGATGTATCAATGGTGCCTGCTTCATGAGGTCCGCTATACGTATATGGTAGTGGAGCACAGACTTTTGCGGGTTGTTCAGCGCATGGGGTGGCCATGCCGGGCCATAGGGGAGCCAGTAGCTTTACCTCCGGCTCAGGTTTTCTCAATTGGAGGGGTGCTCGATCTGGACGAGTTTCGCTCTCAAGCCTCAATGTGTCGTCCTGCCATGCTGGATTGGCTGACCACGACAACGCCGGTTCCCAGCCAGGAACACGGATGCCGACCAGTGCTGGGTCAAGAAAGAGATGTGGCGGAATATGCTCAATTGGCAGAAGACAGACTGCTGGTACGCGCAGCCTAG